The Glycine soja cultivar W05 chromosome 8, ASM419377v2, whole genome shotgun sequence genome has a window encoding:
- the LOC114421899 gene encoding nucleolin-like, which translates to METKQSSVTVTLSYGALTCAAEFLATLLASAVVKASLLAPDLYRLLLINTPTAKGESKIQSQDKQRDAEGEDGNDDEGDDDDDGDGGFGEGEEELSSEDGGGYGNNSNNKSNSKKAPEGGAGGAEENGEEDEDEDGDDQDDDDEDDDDDDEEDEAGEEEDEDGAEDEENEEDEEDEEALQPPKKRKK; encoded by the exons ATGGAGACTAAACAGAGTTCGGTGACGGTTACGCTCAGTTACGGCGCGTTGACGTGCGCCGCGGAATTTCTCGCGACTTTGCTAGCTTCTGCTGTCGTCAAAGCCTCGCTTTTGGCCCCG GATCTCTACCGGCTGCTATTGATCAACACGCCTACTGCCAAAGGAGAGAGCAAAATTCAGAGTCAAGACAAGCAACGTGATGCAGAGGGAGAAGATGGTAACGATGATGAAGGCGACGATGACGACGATGGAGATGGTGGATTTGGGGAGGGTGAAGAGGAGTTGTCATCTGAAGATGGAGGTGGATATGGCAACAATTCCAACAACAAGAGCAACTCAAAGAAGGCACCCGAAGGTGGCGCAGGAGGGGCAGAAGAGAATGgggaagaggatgaagatgaagatggtgATGATCAAGATGACGACGATGAGGATGACGATGATGATGACGAAGAGGACGAGGCAGGtgaagaagaggatgaagatgGTGCTGAGGATGAGGAGAatgaagaggacgaggaagaTGAGGAAGCATTGCAGcccccaaagaaaagaaagaagtga
- the LOC114421901 gene encoding transcription factor TGA1-like isoform X3, with translation MDATSSQFVSSRRMGVYDPIHQISMWEETFKSNDTNNLTVSTSIIGEVEMKLDNQVHVQSEDASHGIFGTSVKYDQDAKLTDKTQRRLAQNREAARKSRLRKKAYVQQLESCRLKLVQLEQEATKLQGLYIGDGLSSNNLSFAGSVNSGITLFKMEYGNWLEEQNRQILELRTALSSHIGDIQLGTLVQGIMNHYTKLFSMKSAAAKADVFYVMSGMWKTTAERFFLWIGGFRPSELLKVLVPLSEPLTEQQRFDAYGLEKSCQQAEDALSQGMEKLQQMLADSVGPGQLVEGNHIPQMDTAMERLEALVSFVNQADHLRQETLRQMYRILTTRQTGRFLLDLGEYFQRLRALSKLWANRPQELTKSVIKH, from the exons ATGGATGCTACATCCTCACAGTTTGTTTCCTCAAGAAGAATGGGTGTATATGATCCTATCCACCAAATTAGCATGTGGGAAGAAACTTTCAAAAGTAATGATACTAATAATTTAACTGTATCCACATCCATAATTGGGGAGGTGGAGATGAAGTTAGATAATCAGGTTCATGTGCAA TCAGAGGATGCTTCTCATGGAATATTTGGAACATCTGTGAAGTACGATCAAGATGCTAAGCTTACTGATAAG ACACAAAGACGTCTTGCACAAAATCGAGAGGCCGCTCGCAAGAGTCGTTTGAGGAAAAAG GCATACGTGCAGCAGTTAGAATCATGTCGTTTGAAGCTCGTGCAGTTAGAGCAAGAG GCAACAAAACTGCAGGGATTGTATATTGGCGACGGATTGAGTTCTAATAATTTGAGTTTTGCTGGCTCTGTAAATTCAG GAATAACGCTTTTCAAGATGGAGTATGGAAACTGGCTGGAGGAGCAAAATAGACAAATTTTAGAACTGAGAACTGCTTTAAGTTCTCATATAGGTGACATACAGCTCGGGACACTTGTACAGGGCATAATGAACCACTACACCAAACTCTTTAGCATGAAATCTGCTGCAGCAAAAGCAGATGTTTTCTATGTTATGTCTGGTATGTGGAAGACAACAGCTGAACGATTTTTCTTGTGGATTGGAGGATTTCGCCCCTCTGAACTTCTAAAG GTTCTGGTCCCTCTAAGTGAACCTTTGACAGAGCAACAACGGTTTGATGCTTATGGCCTTGAAAAATCATGCCAGCAAGCAGAAGATGCTCTTTCACAAGGTATGGAAAAACTTCAGCAAATGCTCGCTGACTCTGTAGGACCAGGACAACTAGTTGAAGGAAATCACATTCCCCAAATGGATACTGCAATGGAGAGACTAGAAGCACTTGTGAGCTTTGTGAACCAG GCTGATCATCTACGACAAGAAACATTGAGGCAAATGTATCGAATACTTACCACACGTCAGACTGGTCGATTTCTGCTTGATTTGGGTGAATATTTTCAACGCCTGCGGGCTTTGAGCAAACTTTGGGCTAATCGTCCTCAAGAACTTACTAAGTCAGTCATCAAACATTAG
- the LOC114421901 gene encoding transcription factor TGA1-like isoform X2 gives MDATSSQFVSSRRMGVYDPIHQISMWEETFKSNDTNNLTVSTSIIGEVEMKLDNQVHVQSEDASHGIFGTSVKYDQDAKLTDKTQRRLAQNREAARKSRLRKKAYVQQLESCRLKLVQLEQEVDHAKQQGLYIGDGLSSNNLSFAGSVNSGITLFKMEYGNWLEEQNRQILELRTALSSHIGDIQLGTLVQGIMNHYTKLFSMKSAAAKADVFYVMSGMWKTTAERFFLWIGGFRPSELLKVLVPLSEPLTEQQRFDAYGLEKSCQQAEDALSQGMEKLQQMLADSVGPGQLVEGNHIPQMDTAMERLEALVSFVNQADHLRQETLRQMYRILTTRQTGRFLLDLGEYFQRLRALSKLWANRPQELTKSVIKH, from the exons ATGGATGCTACATCCTCACAGTTTGTTTCCTCAAGAAGAATGGGTGTATATGATCCTATCCACCAAATTAGCATGTGGGAAGAAACTTTCAAAAGTAATGATACTAATAATTTAACTGTATCCACATCCATAATTGGGGAGGTGGAGATGAAGTTAGATAATCAGGTTCATGTGCAA TCAGAGGATGCTTCTCATGGAATATTTGGAACATCTGTGAAGTACGATCAAGATGCTAAGCTTACTGATAAG ACACAAAGACGTCTTGCACAAAATCGAGAGGCCGCTCGCAAGAGTCGTTTGAGGAAAAAG GCATACGTGCAGCAGTTAGAATCATGTCGTTTGAAGCTCGTGCAGTTAGAGCAAGAGGTAGATCATGCAAAACAACAG GGATTGTATATTGGCGACGGATTGAGTTCTAATAATTTGAGTTTTGCTGGCTCTGTAAATTCAG GAATAACGCTTTTCAAGATGGAGTATGGAAACTGGCTGGAGGAGCAAAATAGACAAATTTTAGAACTGAGAACTGCTTTAAGTTCTCATATAGGTGACATACAGCTCGGGACACTTGTACAGGGCATAATGAACCACTACACCAAACTCTTTAGCATGAAATCTGCTGCAGCAAAAGCAGATGTTTTCTATGTTATGTCTGGTATGTGGAAGACAACAGCTGAACGATTTTTCTTGTGGATTGGAGGATTTCGCCCCTCTGAACTTCTAAAG GTTCTGGTCCCTCTAAGTGAACCTTTGACAGAGCAACAACGGTTTGATGCTTATGGCCTTGAAAAATCATGCCAGCAAGCAGAAGATGCTCTTTCACAAGGTATGGAAAAACTTCAGCAAATGCTCGCTGACTCTGTAGGACCAGGACAACTAGTTGAAGGAAATCACATTCCCCAAATGGATACTGCAATGGAGAGACTAGAAGCACTTGTGAGCTTTGTGAACCAG GCTGATCATCTACGACAAGAAACATTGAGGCAAATGTATCGAATACTTACCACACGTCAGACTGGTCGATTTCTGCTTGATTTGGGTGAATATTTTCAACGCCTGCGGGCTTTGAGCAAACTTTGGGCTAATCGTCCTCAAGAACTTACTAAGTCAGTCATCAAACATTAG
- the LOC114421901 gene encoding transcription factor TGA1-like isoform X4 — protein sequence MDATSSQFVSSRRMGVYDPIHQISMWEETFKSNDTNNLTVSTSIIGEVEMKLDNQVHVQSEDASHGIFGTSVKYDQDAKLTDKTQRRLAQNREAARKSRLRKKAYVQQLESCRLKLVQLEQEVDHAKQQATKLQGLYIGDGLSSNNLSFAGSVNSGITLFKMEYGNWLEEQNRQILELRTALSSHIGDIQLGTLVQGIMNHYTKLFSMKSAAAKADVFYVMSGMWKTTAERFFLWIGGFRPSELLKVLVPLSEPLTEQQRFDAYGLEKSCQQAEDALSQGMEKLQQMLADSVGPGQLVEGNHIPQMDTAMERLEALVSFVNQEKERKFSQG from the exons ATGGATGCTACATCCTCACAGTTTGTTTCCTCAAGAAGAATGGGTGTATATGATCCTATCCACCAAATTAGCATGTGGGAAGAAACTTTCAAAAGTAATGATACTAATAATTTAACTGTATCCACATCCATAATTGGGGAGGTGGAGATGAAGTTAGATAATCAGGTTCATGTGCAA TCAGAGGATGCTTCTCATGGAATATTTGGAACATCTGTGAAGTACGATCAAGATGCTAAGCTTACTGATAAG ACACAAAGACGTCTTGCACAAAATCGAGAGGCCGCTCGCAAGAGTCGTTTGAGGAAAAAG GCATACGTGCAGCAGTTAGAATCATGTCGTTTGAAGCTCGTGCAGTTAGAGCAAGAGGTAGATCATGCAAAACAACAG GCAACAAAACTGCAGGGATTGTATATTGGCGACGGATTGAGTTCTAATAATTTGAGTTTTGCTGGCTCTGTAAATTCAG GAATAACGCTTTTCAAGATGGAGTATGGAAACTGGCTGGAGGAGCAAAATAGACAAATTTTAGAACTGAGAACTGCTTTAAGTTCTCATATAGGTGACATACAGCTCGGGACACTTGTACAGGGCATAATGAACCACTACACCAAACTCTTTAGCATGAAATCTGCTGCAGCAAAAGCAGATGTTTTCTATGTTATGTCTGGTATGTGGAAGACAACAGCTGAACGATTTTTCTTGTGGATTGGAGGATTTCGCCCCTCTGAACTTCTAAAG GTTCTGGTCCCTCTAAGTGAACCTTTGACAGAGCAACAACGGTTTGATGCTTATGGCCTTGAAAAATCATGCCAGCAAGCAGAAGATGCTCTTTCACAAGGTATGGAAAAACTTCAGCAAATGCTCGCTGACTCTGTAGGACCAGGACAACTAGTTGAAGGAAATCACATTCCCCAAATGGATACTGCAATGGAGAGACTAGAAGCACTTGTGAGCTTTGTGAACCAG GAAAAGGAGAGGAAATTCTCTCAAGGTTAA
- the LOC114421901 gene encoding transcription factor TGA1-like isoform X1, with translation MDATSSQFVSSRRMGVYDPIHQISMWEETFKSNDTNNLTVSTSIIGEVEMKLDNQVHVQSEDASHGIFGTSVKYDQDAKLTDKTQRRLAQNREAARKSRLRKKAYVQQLESCRLKLVQLEQEVDHAKQQATKLQGLYIGDGLSSNNLSFAGSVNSGITLFKMEYGNWLEEQNRQILELRTALSSHIGDIQLGTLVQGIMNHYTKLFSMKSAAAKADVFYVMSGMWKTTAERFFLWIGGFRPSELLKVLVPLSEPLTEQQRFDAYGLEKSCQQAEDALSQGMEKLQQMLADSVGPGQLVEGNHIPQMDTAMERLEALVSFVNQADHLRQETLRQMYRILTTRQTGRFLLDLGEYFQRLRALSKLWANRPQELTKSVIKH, from the exons ATGGATGCTACATCCTCACAGTTTGTTTCCTCAAGAAGAATGGGTGTATATGATCCTATCCACCAAATTAGCATGTGGGAAGAAACTTTCAAAAGTAATGATACTAATAATTTAACTGTATCCACATCCATAATTGGGGAGGTGGAGATGAAGTTAGATAATCAGGTTCATGTGCAA TCAGAGGATGCTTCTCATGGAATATTTGGAACATCTGTGAAGTACGATCAAGATGCTAAGCTTACTGATAAG ACACAAAGACGTCTTGCACAAAATCGAGAGGCCGCTCGCAAGAGTCGTTTGAGGAAAAAG GCATACGTGCAGCAGTTAGAATCATGTCGTTTGAAGCTCGTGCAGTTAGAGCAAGAGGTAGATCATGCAAAACAACAG GCAACAAAACTGCAGGGATTGTATATTGGCGACGGATTGAGTTCTAATAATTTGAGTTTTGCTGGCTCTGTAAATTCAG GAATAACGCTTTTCAAGATGGAGTATGGAAACTGGCTGGAGGAGCAAAATAGACAAATTTTAGAACTGAGAACTGCTTTAAGTTCTCATATAGGTGACATACAGCTCGGGACACTTGTACAGGGCATAATGAACCACTACACCAAACTCTTTAGCATGAAATCTGCTGCAGCAAAAGCAGATGTTTTCTATGTTATGTCTGGTATGTGGAAGACAACAGCTGAACGATTTTTCTTGTGGATTGGAGGATTTCGCCCCTCTGAACTTCTAAAG GTTCTGGTCCCTCTAAGTGAACCTTTGACAGAGCAACAACGGTTTGATGCTTATGGCCTTGAAAAATCATGCCAGCAAGCAGAAGATGCTCTTTCACAAGGTATGGAAAAACTTCAGCAAATGCTCGCTGACTCTGTAGGACCAGGACAACTAGTTGAAGGAAATCACATTCCCCAAATGGATACTGCAATGGAGAGACTAGAAGCACTTGTGAGCTTTGTGAACCAG GCTGATCATCTACGACAAGAAACATTGAGGCAAATGTATCGAATACTTACCACACGTCAGACTGGTCGATTTCTGCTTGATTTGGGTGAATATTTTCAACGCCTGCGGGCTTTGAGCAAACTTTGGGCTAATCGTCCTCAAGAACTTACTAAGTCAGTCATCAAACATTAG